A single window of Triplophysa rosa linkage group LG20, Trosa_1v2, whole genome shotgun sequence DNA harbors:
- the ndrg3a gene encoding protein NDRG3a isoform X1, protein MDELQDVQLTEIKPLLTYKNSQTFQDFDCQEHDIETPNGVLHVTMRGSPKGNRPVILTYHDIGLNHKSCFNTLFNFEDMMEITQHFAVMHVDAPGQQEAAPPFPTGYQYPTMDELAEMLPSVLTQLKVNCVIGMGVGAGAYILSRFALIHPSLVEGLVLINVDPCAEGWIDWAASKLTGWTSNLVDIVMAHHFSTEELTDNQELIQTYRLHISQDINQDNLALFCGSYNARHDLEIERPIVGLNENTVSTLTCPALLVVGDTSPAVEAVVECNSRLNPTKTTLLKMADCGGLPQVVQPGKLAEAFKYFVQGMGYIPHVLLSHLSTESVPAAGMTRLSRSRSSSSSFTSTDGSRNRNLNSPLDGSNSGVLDNQARPQTMEVSC, encoded by the exons GAGCATGATATTGAGACTCCCAATGGTGTGCTCCATGTGACCATGAGAGGCAGTCCCAAAGGCAACCGTCCCGTCATTCTGACCTACCATGACATTGGGCTCAACC ACAAATCTTGCTTCAACACACTGTTTAACTTTGAGGACATGATGGAGATCACTCAACATTTCGCCGTCATGCATGTGGACGCCCCTGGCCAGCAGGAGGCAGCACCTCCCTTTCCCACTGG GTACCAGTACCCCACCATGGATGAGCTGGCTGAAATGTTACCCTCAGTCCTGACTCAGCTCAA GGTGAACTGTGTTATTGGCATGGGTGTTGGAGCAGGTGCCTACATCTTATCACGCTTTGCT CTGATTCATCCTTCTTTGGTGGAGGGGCTGGTTTTGATTAATGTGGACCCCTGCGCAGAAGGCTGGATAGACTGGGCTGCTTCGAAG CTTACTGGGTGGACCAGCAATCTAGTGGACATTGTGATGGCTCATCACTTCAGCACT GAAGAGCTTACCGACAACCAAGAACTGATTCAAACATACCGCCTGCACATCTCCCAGGACATCAACCAGGACAACCTAGCCCTCTTCTGCGGCTCATATAATGC ACGTCATGACCTTGAAATCGAGAGGCCGATTGTTGGTCTTAATGAGAATACAGTGAGCACGCTGAC ATGCCCTGCTCTGCTTGTGGTTGGAGACACTTCCCCTGCGGTGGAGGCCGTG GTTGAATGCAACTCGAGGTTAAACCCAACAAAGACAACCCTGCTGAAG ATGGCTGACTGTGGTGGTTTGCCTCAGGTTGTTCAG CCTGGAAAGCTGGCCGAAGCCTTCAAATACTTCGTACAGGGAATGGGATACA TTCCTCATGTTTTGCTCAGCCATCTGAGCACTGAATCAG TACCAGCAGCTGGCATGACCCGTCTGTCTCGATCCCGATCATCCTCCTCCAGTTTCACATCCACAGACGGCTCACGCAACCGCAACCTTAACAGCCCTCTGGATGGATCCAACTCTGGAGTCCTGGACAACCAGGCCAGGCCACAAACCATGGAGGTCTCCTGTTAA
- the ndrg3a gene encoding protein NDRG3a isoform X2 produces the protein MDELQDVQLTEIKPLLTYKNSQTFQDFDCQEHDIETPNGVLHVTMRGSPKGNRPVILTYHDIGLNHKSCFNTLFNFEDMMEITQHFAVMHVDAPGQQEAAPPFPTGYQYPTMDELAEMLPSVLTQLKVNCVIGMGVGAGAYILSRFALIHPSLVEGLVLINVDPCAEGWIDWAASKLTGWTSNLVDIVMAHHFSTEELTDNQELIQTYRLHISQDINQDNLALFCGSYNARHDLEIERPIVGLNENTVSTLTCPALLVVGDTSPAVEAVVECNSRLNPTKTTLLKMADCGGLPQVVQPGKLAEAFKYFVQGMGYIPAAGMTRLSRSRSSSSSFTSTDGSRNRNLNSPLDGSNSGVLDNQARPQTMEVSC, from the exons GAGCATGATATTGAGACTCCCAATGGTGTGCTCCATGTGACCATGAGAGGCAGTCCCAAAGGCAACCGTCCCGTCATTCTGACCTACCATGACATTGGGCTCAACC ACAAATCTTGCTTCAACACACTGTTTAACTTTGAGGACATGATGGAGATCACTCAACATTTCGCCGTCATGCATGTGGACGCCCCTGGCCAGCAGGAGGCAGCACCTCCCTTTCCCACTGG GTACCAGTACCCCACCATGGATGAGCTGGCTGAAATGTTACCCTCAGTCCTGACTCAGCTCAA GGTGAACTGTGTTATTGGCATGGGTGTTGGAGCAGGTGCCTACATCTTATCACGCTTTGCT CTGATTCATCCTTCTTTGGTGGAGGGGCTGGTTTTGATTAATGTGGACCCCTGCGCAGAAGGCTGGATAGACTGGGCTGCTTCGAAG CTTACTGGGTGGACCAGCAATCTAGTGGACATTGTGATGGCTCATCACTTCAGCACT GAAGAGCTTACCGACAACCAAGAACTGATTCAAACATACCGCCTGCACATCTCCCAGGACATCAACCAGGACAACCTAGCCCTCTTCTGCGGCTCATATAATGC ACGTCATGACCTTGAAATCGAGAGGCCGATTGTTGGTCTTAATGAGAATACAGTGAGCACGCTGAC ATGCCCTGCTCTGCTTGTGGTTGGAGACACTTCCCCTGCGGTGGAGGCCGTG GTTGAATGCAACTCGAGGTTAAACCCAACAAAGACAACCCTGCTGAAG ATGGCTGACTGTGGTGGTTTGCCTCAGGTTGTTCAG CCTGGAAAGCTGGCCGAAGCCTTCAAATACTTCGTACAGGGAATGGGATACA TACCAGCAGCTGGCATGACCCGTCTGTCTCGATCCCGATCATCCTCCTCCAGTTTCACATCCACAGACGGCTCACGCAACCGCAACCTTAACAGCCCTCTGGATGGATCCAACTCTGGAGTCCTGGACAACCAGGCCAGGCCACAAACCATGGAGGTCTCCTGTTAA
- the ndrg3a gene encoding protein NDRG3a isoform X3, with the protein MSTVLDVEHNACTGDAVEHDIETPNGVLHVTMRGSPKGNRPVILTYHDIGLNHKSCFNTLFNFEDMMEITQHFAVMHVDAPGQQEAAPPFPTGYQYPTMDELAEMLPSVLTQLKVNCVIGMGVGAGAYILSRFALIHPSLVEGLVLINVDPCAEGWIDWAASKLTGWTSNLVDIVMAHHFSTEELTDNQELIQTYRLHISQDINQDNLALFCGSYNARHDLEIERPIVGLNENTVSTLTCPALLVVGDTSPAVEAVVECNSRLNPTKTTLLKMADCGGLPQVVQPGKLAEAFKYFVQGMGYIPHVLLSHLSTESVPAAGMTRLSRSRSSSSSFTSTDGSRNRNLNSPLDGSNSGVLDNQARPQTMEVSC; encoded by the exons GAGCATGATATTGAGACTCCCAATGGTGTGCTCCATGTGACCATGAGAGGCAGTCCCAAAGGCAACCGTCCCGTCATTCTGACCTACCATGACATTGGGCTCAACC ACAAATCTTGCTTCAACACACTGTTTAACTTTGAGGACATGATGGAGATCACTCAACATTTCGCCGTCATGCATGTGGACGCCCCTGGCCAGCAGGAGGCAGCACCTCCCTTTCCCACTGG GTACCAGTACCCCACCATGGATGAGCTGGCTGAAATGTTACCCTCAGTCCTGACTCAGCTCAA GGTGAACTGTGTTATTGGCATGGGTGTTGGAGCAGGTGCCTACATCTTATCACGCTTTGCT CTGATTCATCCTTCTTTGGTGGAGGGGCTGGTTTTGATTAATGTGGACCCCTGCGCAGAAGGCTGGATAGACTGGGCTGCTTCGAAG CTTACTGGGTGGACCAGCAATCTAGTGGACATTGTGATGGCTCATCACTTCAGCACT GAAGAGCTTACCGACAACCAAGAACTGATTCAAACATACCGCCTGCACATCTCCCAGGACATCAACCAGGACAACCTAGCCCTCTTCTGCGGCTCATATAATGC ACGTCATGACCTTGAAATCGAGAGGCCGATTGTTGGTCTTAATGAGAATACAGTGAGCACGCTGAC ATGCCCTGCTCTGCTTGTGGTTGGAGACACTTCCCCTGCGGTGGAGGCCGTG GTTGAATGCAACTCGAGGTTAAACCCAACAAAGACAACCCTGCTGAAG ATGGCTGACTGTGGTGGTTTGCCTCAGGTTGTTCAG CCTGGAAAGCTGGCCGAAGCCTTCAAATACTTCGTACAGGGAATGGGATACA TTCCTCATGTTTTGCTCAGCCATCTGAGCACTGAATCAG TACCAGCAGCTGGCATGACCCGTCTGTCTCGATCCCGATCATCCTCCTCCAGTTTCACATCCACAGACGGCTCACGCAACCGCAACCTTAACAGCCCTCTGGATGGATCCAACTCTGGAGTCCTGGACAACCAGGCCAGGCCACAAACCATGGAGGTCTCCTGTTAA
- the sla2a gene encoding src-like-adapter 2 isoform X1 — translation MSVHKSIFRHGHNLIMGSLPSRYRHRFATNSQEHLVLSDEAAENDMYTAVALCNIPPDRNSEDTIYIGERLNIISEEGDMLRVSSTSTGIESFVLRNCVSKVYNRWLFEGITRRNAEELLMLPQNHTGSFLIRKSQTCPGSYSLSIRQNGGHRCNIKHYRILQLHNGWFCIHPTHPFSTLNQLVDYYSRTANGILCRLTEPCLFSDMNTTPEAISSPIVIQRPNLNWREVTRSMIQRQPKRTHEESLVSEGLRETVNAYIYFTEESCSED, via the exons A TGTCTGTGCATAAATCCATATTCAGACATGGTCATAACCTAATCATGGGCAGTTTACCGAGCAGATACAGACATCGATTTGCTACTAACAGCCAGGAGCATCTAGTATTGTCAGATGAAG CTGCAGAAAATGACATGTACACAGCAGTGGCTTTATGCAACATTCCACCAGACAGGAATTCTGAAGATACAATATATATTGGAGAGAGACTAAATATTATATCAGA AGAAGGTGACATGTTGAGGGTTAGCTCCACATCAACTGGCATTGAGAGTTTTGTTCTTCGCAACTGTGTTTCCAAAGTGTATAATCG aTGGCTGTTTGAAGGGATCACCAGGAGAAATGCGGAAGAGCTTCTAATGTTGCCCCAAAACCACACAGGATCTTTTTTAATTCGGAAAAGTCAGACGTGTCCGG GTTCCTACTCACTTTCAATTCGACAAAATGGTGGTCATAGATGCAACATAAAGCACTACAGAATCCTACAGCTCCACAATGGCTGGTTCTGCATCCATCCAACCCATCCCTTCTCCACACTAAACCAGCTGGTAGACTATTATTCAC GTACTGCTAATGGTATATTATGCCGGCTGACTGAACCTTGCTTATTTAGTGACATGAACACAACTCCAGAGGCTATATCTTCACCTATAGTAATCCAGAGGCCTAATCTTAACTGGAGAGAAGTCACTAG GTCAATGATCCAAAGGCAACCAAAGAGGACACATGAGGAGAGTCTGGTCAGCGAAGGACTGCGAGAGACTgttaatgcatatatttatttcaCAGAGGAATCATGCTCTGAGGACTGA
- the sla2a gene encoding src-like-adapter 2 isoform X2 translates to MGSLPSRYRHRFATNSQEHLVLSDEAAENDMYTAVALCNIPPDRNSEDTIYIGERLNIISEEGDMLRVSSTSTGIESFVLRNCVSKVYNRWLFEGITRRNAEELLMLPQNHTGSFLIRKSQTCPGSYSLSIRQNGGHRCNIKHYRILQLHNGWFCIHPTHPFSTLNQLVDYYSRTANGILCRLTEPCLFSDMNTTPEAISSPIVIQRPNLNWREVTRSMIQRQPKRTHEESLVSEGLRETVNAYIYFTEESCSED, encoded by the exons ATGGGCAGTTTACCGAGCAGATACAGACATCGATTTGCTACTAACAGCCAGGAGCATCTAGTATTGTCAGATGAAG CTGCAGAAAATGACATGTACACAGCAGTGGCTTTATGCAACATTCCACCAGACAGGAATTCTGAAGATACAATATATATTGGAGAGAGACTAAATATTATATCAGA AGAAGGTGACATGTTGAGGGTTAGCTCCACATCAACTGGCATTGAGAGTTTTGTTCTTCGCAACTGTGTTTCCAAAGTGTATAATCG aTGGCTGTTTGAAGGGATCACCAGGAGAAATGCGGAAGAGCTTCTAATGTTGCCCCAAAACCACACAGGATCTTTTTTAATTCGGAAAAGTCAGACGTGTCCGG GTTCCTACTCACTTTCAATTCGACAAAATGGTGGTCATAGATGCAACATAAAGCACTACAGAATCCTACAGCTCCACAATGGCTGGTTCTGCATCCATCCAACCCATCCCTTCTCCACACTAAACCAGCTGGTAGACTATTATTCAC GTACTGCTAATGGTATATTATGCCGGCTGACTGAACCTTGCTTATTTAGTGACATGAACACAACTCCAGAGGCTATATCTTCACCTATAGTAATCCAGAGGCCTAATCTTAACTGGAGAGAAGTCACTAG GTCAATGATCCAAAGGCAACCAAAGAGGACACATGAGGAGAGTCTGGTCAGCGAAGGACTGCGAGAGACTgttaatgcatatatttatttcaCAGAGGAATCATGCTCTGAGGACTGA
- the trpc4apa gene encoding transient receptor potential cation channel, subfamily C, member 4 associated protein a, with product MQSDLNFLFGTVQEDEIMATLLGPESPWTGGKRRTRNRNVLTRIRHSQIGGRRFGRGTQLPEVLLQERDKRAKWHGIPVLVQELYESSHLNSDFTRTHAVLKELSSLLSMEAMSIVTEDRKAAQESTFPNTYTFDLFGGVDLLVELLMRPTLTTLQKPKMNDDLVKDCLSVLYNCCICTEGVTKSLATRDDFVSFLFTLMTNKKTFLQTATLIEDILGVKKEMIQLEWIPDLSGLVQSFDQQQLANFCRILSVTISEPDVGNDDKHTLLAKNAQQKRNTSPSRAEVNQVTLLNIPGFIERLCKLATRKVSEATGTPNFLQELEEWYTWLDNTLVLDALMQIATDEAEHSSTESSDESSLASIPQWQRLPQSMKIVHEIMYKVEVLYVLCVLLMGRQRNQVHKMLAEFRLIPGLNNLFDKLIWRKFTASNHVVHGQNENCDCSPEISFKIQFLRLLQSFSDHHENKYLLLNVQELNELSAISLKANIPEVEALVNTDRSLVCDGKKGLLTRLLTVMKREPPDSSFRFWQARAVESFLRGATSYADQMFLLKRGLLEHILFCIIDSGCKSRDVLQSYFDLLGELMKFNIDAFKRFNTYVNTEEKFQVFLNQINSSLVDSNMLVRCIVLSLDRFESQTEDVKVVEVLSECCLLSYMARVENRLSFLFRLINIINVQTLTQENVSCLNTSLVILMLARRRGKLPFYLNALREKEYSEKYPGCLLNNFHNLLRFWQHHYLNKDKDSTCLENSSCIPFSFWKESVSVLLEGDRTSPCAIISYIDEPYMELDRDLLEV from the exons ATGCAGAGCGATTTGAACTTCCTGTTTGGAACAGTTCAGGAAGACGAAATAATGGCGACGTTACTGGGGCCCGAGTCCCCTTGGACGGGAGGAAAGAGAAGGACTCGTAATAGAAATGTCCTCACCAGAATACGGCACAGTCAGATCGGTGGCAGAAGGTTCGGTAGAGGAACACAG CTCCCAGAAGTTCTTCTCCAGGAGAGAGATAAGCGGGCGAAATGGCACGGGATTCCAGTCCTTGTACAAGAGCTGTACGAGAGCAGCCACCTTAACAGTGACTTCACCCGCACACATGCTGTGCTCAAG GAGCTGTCATCTTTGCTGTCCATGGAGGCCATGTCTATTGTAACGGAGGACAGAAAGGCAGCACAGGAATCCACCTTTCCAAACACATACACCTTTGATCTGTTTGGCGGTGTAGAT CTGCTGGTGGAGCTACTGATGAGACCCACCCTGACAACATTACAAAAGCCCAAGA TGAATGATGACTTGGTCAAGGACTGCCTTAGTGTGCTCTACAACTGCTGCATATGT ACGGAAGGTGTCACGAAAAGCCTGGCAACGAGAGATGATTTCGTCTCGTTTCTCTTTACTTTAATGACAAATAAGAAGACTTTCTTACAAACAGCTACATTAATCGAGGATATTCTTGGGGTTAAAAAG gAGATGATTCAGCTGGAGTGGATCCCTGATCTTTCTGGACTGGTGCAGAGCTTCGATCAGCAGCAACTCGCCAACTTCTGCCGCATCCTGTCCGTCACCATTTCCGAGCCTGACGTGGGGAATGATGACAAACACACCCTCCTGGCTAAAAATGCCCAGCAGAAACGCAACACCAGCCCCTCTCGTGCTGAAGTCAACCAGG TCACCCTCCTAAACATCCCTGGCTTCATTGAGCGCTTGTGTAAATTGGCCACACGGAAGGTTTCTGAGGCGACCGGAACACCAAACTTCCTGCAGGAATTGGAAGAATGGTACACCTGGCTTGACAACACGCTTGTGCTTGATGCGCTCATGCAGATAGCGACGGATGAAGCCGAGCACAGCAGCACAG AGTCGTCTGATGAGAGCTCATTGGCCTCCATCCCCCAGTGGCAACGTTTGCCACAGTCTATGAAGATTGTCCATGAGATCATGTATAAGGTGGAGGTTCTTTACGTGCTGTGTGTTCTGCTCATGGGTCGACAGAGAAACCAG GTGCACAAAATGTTGGCGGAGTTTCGTTTGATTCCTGGCCTCAATAACCTCTTTGACAAGCTCATCTGGAGGAAATTCACTGCCTCTAATCACGTTGTCCACGGACAAAATGAGAATTGCGATTGTAGTCCT GAAATCTCATTTAAAATCCAGTTCTTGAGGCTACTGCAGAGCTTCAGTGACCACCACGA AAATAAGTATCTGCTTCTGAATGTTCAAGAGCTGAATGAGTTGAGTGCCATCTCATTGAAAGCTAACATCCCTGAGGTGGAGGCTTTGGTGAACactgacag GAGCTTGGTGTGCGATGGGAAGAAAGGGCTTCTCACACGCCTCCTTACTGTTATGAAAAGGGAACCGCCGGATTCTTCATTCAG GTTCTGGCAGGCCAGAGCTGTCGAGAGCTTCCTCAGAGGGGCCACCTCATATGCAGACCAGATGTTTTTGCTGAAGAGAGGTTTGCTGGAG CACATTCTCTTCTGCATCATCGACAGCGGCTGCAAGTCCAGAGATGTCCTGCAGAGCTACTTTGACCTGCTTGGAGAACTTATGAAATTTAACATTGATGCCTTCAAGAGATTCAACACGTATGTCAACACCGAGGAAAAG TTCCAGGTGTTCCTCAACCAGATCAACAGCTCTCTGGTGGACTCCAACATGCTCGTCCGCTGCATTGTTCTCTCTCTGGATCGATTCGAAAGCCAGACCGAAGACGTAAAAG TAGTTGAAGTTCTCTCTGAGTGCTGTCTGCTGTCCTATATGGCTCGGGTGGAGAACAGGCTGTCCTTTCTCTTTAGGCTTATTAACATCATCAATGTGCAGACCCTGACACAG GAGAACGTGAGTTGTCTCAACACCAGCCTAGTGATTCTGATGCTGGCCCGACGGAGAGGGAAGCTACCGTTCTACCTGAATGCCCTGCGGGAAAAGGAATACTCTGAGAAATATCCAGGCTGCCTGCTCAACAACTTCCACAACCTGCTGCGTTTTTGGCAGCATCACTACCTCAACAAAGACAAGGACAGCACCTGCCTGGAGAAC AGCTCATGTATTCCCTTCAGTTTCTGGAAGGAGTCTGTTTCAGTATTGCTTGAAGGGGACAGGACTTCTCCTTGTGCCATTATCAGCTACATAGATGAGCCTTACATGGAATTAGACAGAGACCTTCTAGAGGTTTGA